Proteins found in one Aethina tumida isolate Nest 87 chromosome 1, icAetTumi1.1, whole genome shotgun sequence genomic segment:
- the LOC109599276 gene encoding uncharacterized protein LOC109599276, which translates to MQFIKISLLLFTVVAMATCDEEECECWDDWSVEHDDQGHRCVGPQDQVFQCNEEKPPLCVCKDKESGEEETLDLGALNCDDIKYESLFCGPAEEWDDYLGRNPQYRIQVDPVPPSED; encoded by the coding sequence gcaatttataaaaatatccctCCTCCTCTTCACCGTTGTGGCGATGGCCACATGCGACGAAGAGGAATGCGAATGTTGGGACGACTGGAGCGTCGAGCACGACGACCAGGGACACAGGTGTGTCGGACCACAGGACCAGGTATTCCAGTGCAATGAGGAAAAACCACCTCTTTGCGTGTGCAAGGACAAAGAGAGCGGCGAAGAGGAGACTCTGGATTTGGGTGCCTTAAATTGCgatgatataaaatatgagaGCTTGTTCTGCGGTCCGGCTGAAGAGTGGGATGATTACCTTGGAAGGAATCCACAGTACAGGATACAAGTCGACCCGGTTCCTCCATCTGAGGACTAG